From the Solibacillus sp. FSL R5-0449 genome, one window contains:
- a CDS encoding spore coat protein — MLEKKLALHETMEFHEVINFMTTSLLKSKLSQGVVFDDDLRALLDKNVKLSTPALAAMVKLYSKSELVY, encoded by the coding sequence GTGTTAGAGAAAAAATTAGCTCTTCATGAAACAATGGAATTTCATGAAGTTATAAACTTTATGACAACTAGTTTACTTAAATCGAAGTTAAGTCAAGGTGTTGTCTTTGATGATGATTTAAGGGCTTTATTAGATAAAAATGTGAAATTATCTACCCCAGCACTTGCCGCAATGGTTAAGCTCTACTCTAAATCGGAACTGGTATATTAG
- a CDS encoding transcriptional regulator, with product MSYFEKGYQMYVEKCEQFGLQPVNFRYYVNQLSYQQLLSYNDYAMEQEMRRNG from the coding sequence ATGAGTTATTTCGAAAAAGGGTATCAAATGTATGTAGAGAAGTGTGAACAATTTGGATTACAGCCGGTGAATTTCCGGTATTATGTTAATCAGCTTTCTTATCAGCAATTACTTTCCTATAACGATTATGCAATGGAACAGGAGATGAGACGAAATGGTTAG
- a CDS encoding mechanosensitive ion channel domain-containing protein, whose protein sequence is MNLIYKKLIEFGLSPLFAEYLSVALMIIFIVIICLIANFITKKIVIRFITHVVNNNKYQWDNILLEKKVFHKLSHIVPAIIIYYFAEAFTYQALIEKGAVTYIIIVVLSLIGSLLNAVHDIYQTFEISKVQPIKGYIQVVKIIVYVLGIILVIANLIGENPLIILSGLGALSAVLLLVFKDSLLGLVAGIQLTSNDMVRVGDWIEMPKYGADGDVIDLSLNTVKVQNFDKTITTIPSYALISDSFKNWRGMQVTGGRRIKRSIFIDTTSIAFCSEEKIEQLRNIHYLTDYIDTRQREIAEYNSKHRIDTSNQVNGRALTNVGLFRTYISNYLKNHPGIHKDMTTMVRQLAPSEHGLPLEIYTFTNDINWAVYESIQSDIFDHLFAIASEFDLRLFQNPTGNDFKTMSSLQNITQSES, encoded by the coding sequence ATGAATCTTATTTACAAAAAACTTATCGAATTTGGATTAAGTCCATTATTTGCTGAATATCTTTCAGTGGCGCTTATGATTATTTTTATTGTAATCATTTGCTTAATCGCAAATTTCATCACGAAAAAGATCGTCATCCGATTTATTACACATGTTGTGAATAACAATAAATATCAGTGGGATAACATTCTGTTGGAAAAGAAAGTGTTCCATAAGTTATCTCATATTGTGCCGGCGATCATTATTTATTATTTTGCGGAAGCCTTTACGTACCAAGCCCTTATCGAAAAAGGAGCTGTTACGTATATCATAATAGTTGTATTAAGCCTAATAGGCAGTTTATTAAATGCTGTTCATGATATTTATCAAACATTTGAGATTTCAAAAGTACAACCGATTAAAGGCTATATTCAAGTCGTGAAAATAATTGTCTATGTTCTCGGGATTATCCTGGTCATCGCAAACTTAATCGGAGAAAATCCGCTGATCATTCTAAGTGGACTGGGTGCCTTGTCCGCTGTACTACTGCTCGTTTTTAAAGATTCCTTATTAGGTCTTGTCGCTGGGATCCAATTAACATCAAATGATATGGTGCGTGTAGGTGATTGGATTGAAATGCCGAAATACGGCGCGGACGGTGATGTCATTGATCTTTCATTAAATACCGTGAAAGTTCAAAACTTTGATAAAACCATTACGACCATTCCTAGTTATGCTTTGATTTCGGATTCCTTTAAAAACTGGAGAGGGATGCAGGTTACTGGTGGCAGACGGATCAAACGCTCGATTTTTATTGATACAACAAGTATCGCGTTTTGTTCGGAGGAAAAGATCGAGCAGTTGCGAAACATCCATTATCTTACGGACTATATTGATACGAGACAACGTGAAATTGCCGAGTACAATAGTAAACATCGTATTGATACAAGCAACCAGGTGAACGGCAGAGCGTTGACAAATGTCGGGCTGTTCCGGACATATATCAGCAACTATTTAAAAAACCATCCGGGAATCCACAAAGACATGACAACGATGGTGAGACAATTGGCGCCAAGTGAACACGGGCTGCCACTAGAAATTTACACATTTACAAACGATATTAACTGGGCGGTGTATGAGTCGATTCAATCGGATATTTTCGATCATCTCTTTGCGATCGCATCCGAGTTTGACTTGAGACTATTCCAAAACCCAACCGGCAATGATTTTAAAACAATGAGTTCCTTACAGAATATAACTCAAAGCGAATCATAA
- a CDS encoding rRNA methyltransferase yields the protein MWKIHNGKLIQTTDESRIRYKTRMSAAIINSLKQLAKKYDTHIGYLLENGYSNLIESGTIVYDKKNRPKDRIEFRTTCDKELLDNLKEFAKDHNLNLNDVIEASVAYINYEDVKHANWRYRVEV from the coding sequence ATGTGGAAGATACATAACGGGAAACTGATTCAAACAACGGACGAATCAAGAATCCGGTACAAAACGCGTATGAGCGCGGCAATTATTAACAGTTTAAAACAGCTTGCCAAAAAATATGATACACATATCGGTTATTTACTGGAAAATGGATACAGTAATTTAATTGAATCGGGTACAATCGTTTACGATAAAAAAAACCGGCCTAAAGACCGCATCGAATTTCGGACGACATGCGATAAGGAATTACTGGATAACCTGAAGGAATTTGCAAAAGACCATAACCTGAACTTAAACGATGTCATTGAAGCAAGTGTTGCATACATCAATTATGAGGATGTTAAACACGCAAATTGGCGTTACCGTGTAGAAGTTTAA
- a CDS encoding spore coat protein translates to MEDYLDPINSIGMPELTDSGVALEFLLTTKTGIRNLSIALTETASPALQKIMRTQLNVMIDLYFEISELMMKKEWLKPYHLEGQKELDIKSAENAISIAQLDLFPKSMNRKGMFPTPPKK, encoded by the coding sequence ATGGAAGACTATTTAGATCCAATCAATTCAATCGGAATGCCTGAACTAACGGATTCGGGAGTTGCGCTTGAGTTTTTGCTTACAACAAAGACGGGAATTCGAAATCTTTCAATCGCCTTAACCGAAACAGCTTCCCCAGCACTGCAAAAAATCATGAGAACGCAACTGAATGTCATGATTGATCTGTATTTTGAGATTTCAGAGCTCATGATGAAAAAAGAATGGCTGAAGCCTTATCATTTGGAAGGTCAAAAGGAATTGGATATTAAATCCGCGGAAAATGCGATAAGTATTGCACAGTTGGATTTATTTCCTAAGAGCATGAATCGTAAAGGCATGTTCCCTACCCCACCAAAAAAGTAA
- a CDS encoding metalloregulator ArsR/SmtB family transcription factor, translating into MELDLLEKQLKAVADANRLRILACLKKGEVCVCDFTDVLNISQPAVSQHLRKLKEAGIITERKVGTWKHYRIQENQTSLMQNILASINDDVTCECKINCECVEG; encoded by the coding sequence ATGGAGCTCGATTTATTGGAAAAACAGTTAAAGGCTGTAGCGGACGCCAATCGTTTACGCATTTTAGCCTGCCTGAAAAAGGGTGAAGTATGCGTATGTGATTTTACGGACGTCCTTAATATTTCACAACCCGCAGTGAGTCAGCATTTACGTAAGCTAAAAGAAGCAGGCATTATTACAGAACGTAAGGTGGGTACGTGGAAACATTATCGTATTCAAGAAAATCAAACTTCGTTAATGCAAAATATACTTGCTTCAATTAATGATGATGTGACATGTGAATGTAAAATTAACTGTGAATGTGTGGAGGGCTAA
- a CDS encoding alpha/beta family hydrolase codes for MFKETNSITGYKEKDIHYTILSTNENASKLAILLPGAGYTAQAPLFHYSTGVFLHKSIDVLQVNYTYNDKFYDHFTMDELVEAIHHDVGAVIDKVLEENSYDDYYVVGKSLGTIAMASLINREIFYNAKAVWLTPLLNRDDVFQSMLQSRNESLCFIGDDDTHYNAERYRQFAQNPKLVTRLLEGADHSLQYKSDPVQSVDLLKIVIKAIDAF; via the coding sequence ATGTTTAAAGAGACCAATTCTATTACAGGTTATAAAGAAAAGGATATTCACTATACTATTTTAAGTACCAATGAAAATGCTTCGAAACTGGCGATTTTGCTTCCTGGAGCCGGCTATACTGCGCAAGCACCGCTTTTTCATTATTCAACGGGTGTGTTTTTACATAAATCGATCGATGTGCTGCAGGTGAATTATACGTATAACGATAAGTTTTACGATCATTTCACTATGGATGAGCTTGTCGAAGCGATTCACCATGATGTAGGTGCTGTTATTGATAAAGTGCTAGAAGAGAATTCGTATGATGACTATTATGTTGTCGGGAAGTCTCTAGGTACGATTGCCATGGCGTCACTGATTAATAGGGAAATCTTTTATAACGCAAAAGCAGTATGGTTAACACCGCTTCTTAATCGGGATGATGTTTTTCAATCGATGCTACAGAGTCGTAACGAAAGTTTATGTTTTATTGGGGATGATGACACGCACTATAATGCGGAAAGATATCGTCAATTCGCCCAGAATCCAAAGCTCGTAACAAGACTACTCGAAGGAGCGGATCACAGTTTGCAGTATAAGAGCGATCCGGTACAGTCCGTTGATCTGTTAAAAATAGTTATCAAGGCAATCGATGCATTTTAA
- a CDS encoding protein phosphatase 2C domain-containing protein, whose amino-acid sequence MFKFSWIGSETHFVDLPDTLQFKNIVIGRFGGNTSAGQYKNEDGCLVWVNEEQNWEFVMILDAHNSAESAELVVETILNEEHNLTSIFNKPLSVAFQELDHYILHIFQDPLFLARCREVQGETACLIVLRKDKYIWWFSVGDCILHMFHPELAEMQQYQLNQRNFYEWIGNVNTFELDVPCYSTGRRELRKGLNQLFMTTDGLTECPHTSFDNPRDILQVFTHSQSSHDAVGQLLKEIEAKGVRDSTTIVSWAVEIDEYATEPSNK is encoded by the coding sequence ATGTTCAAATTCAGCTGGATAGGGAGCGAAACACATTTTGTAGATTTACCGGATACTTTGCAATTCAAGAACATAGTCATTGGAAGGTTTGGTGGCAATACTTCAGCAGGGCAATATAAAAACGAAGATGGTTGTCTCGTTTGGGTGAATGAAGAACAAAACTGGGAATTTGTCATGATTTTGGATGCCCATAACAGTGCGGAAAGTGCCGAACTTGTTGTGGAAACTATTTTAAACGAAGAGCATAACCTCACTTCAATTTTTAACAAACCGCTTTCCGTTGCTTTTCAGGAATTGGATCATTACATTCTCCATATTTTTCAAGATCCGCTCTTTTTAGCCCGTTGTCGGGAAGTGCAGGGGGAAACGGCTTGTCTGATTGTATTAAGGAAAGACAAATATATTTGGTGGTTTTCGGTTGGAGACTGTATTCTTCACATGTTTCACCCTGAACTGGCTGAAATGCAGCAATATCAGCTAAACCAAAGAAATTTCTATGAATGGATCGGGAATGTTAATACGTTCGAATTGGATGTGCCTTGTTACAGTACGGGGCGCAGAGAATTGCGAAAAGGATTAAATCAGCTTTTTATGACGACGGACGGACTAACGGAATGTCCCCATACTTCATTTGATAACCCGAGGGACATTCTGCAAGTATTTACTCATTCCCAGTCTTCACACGATGCTGTAGGTCAGCTACTAAAGGAGATTGAGGCAAAGGGAGTACGGGACAGTACAACGATTGTTTCATGGGCTGTTGAGATCGATGAATATGCAACGGAGCCGAGCAATAAATAA
- a CDS encoding nucleoside-diphosphate sugar epimerase: protein MLKIKKIEFMKVLYDDALAQNIFSIANITFSNRSPIQGALLYWQQNESKEPYTKEGDYKFFYDLAKAQYFAAVKFPKDCDLTQDERQELAYLLLEERGAIGTYSFVSTKPKATFQLNKAFQEISFPAHFSVDDFNELSIVKQLESNDETVYEQLPYDRVFLEAYRNWCHQAVQLHPSRLTAYFQYLPFAYVSYANTLLSEQFLIDYLPDVDLEALQYNKPVLARLSMSFKRYLVTTLMANKMRLNPDFVDQLDDFIESNVFYNSFELIYLPEADEIPDMDLQLFEYDRGSYKWAGSEHLVKGIPSLVSQKYNRYGDRRLTNAEMDKKFKAYSDEQKQLFTAIAELHWLNRYKNELDWSYICQYNVHLTEQFLTAHIHYVDFNALGQNTDIAVNAEFLSTYLHRFNHQKAVPLIISHLTEQFYLTHKDEIKVDLDLLYKYMDNIDEEEFLRIESYLLD from the coding sequence ATGCTAAAAATTAAAAAAATCGAGTTTATGAAAGTTCTGTATGATGACGCATTAGCGCAGAACATCTTTTCAATCGCGAATATTACGTTTTCAAATAGAAGTCCGATACAAGGAGCCCTCCTCTACTGGCAGCAAAATGAATCAAAGGAACCTTATACAAAAGAAGGCGACTACAAGTTTTTCTATGACTTGGCAAAAGCGCAATATTTTGCAGCGGTAAAGTTCCCTAAAGACTGTGACTTAACACAGGATGAACGCCAGGAACTCGCCTATTTATTATTGGAAGAGCGCGGCGCAATCGGAACATACAGTTTTGTTTCGACGAAGCCAAAAGCCACTTTCCAATTAAATAAGGCCTTTCAGGAAATTTCGTTCCCTGCCCATTTTTCAGTAGATGATTTTAACGAGCTTTCCATTGTGAAACAGCTGGAATCGAATGACGAAACCGTTTACGAGCAGCTACCATATGACCGCGTATTTTTAGAAGCTTATAGAAACTGGTGCCATCAGGCTGTTCAGTTGCATCCATCTCGCTTAACGGCTTATTTTCAATACTTGCCGTTTGCGTATGTGAGCTATGCCAATACGCTTTTATCGGAACAGTTTTTAATCGATTATTTGCCTGACGTGGATCTGGAAGCACTCCAATATAACAAGCCGGTACTTGCCCGGTTGTCGATGTCATTTAAACGTTATTTAGTCACAACGTTAATGGCAAATAAAATGCGTCTGAATCCGGACTTTGTCGATCAGCTGGATGATTTCATTGAAAGCAATGTCTTTTATAACTCATTTGAGCTTATCTATTTACCGGAAGCCGATGAAATTCCTGATATGGATCTGCAGCTTTTCGAATATGACCGTGGTTCGTATAAATGGGCCGGCAGTGAGCATTTAGTGAAAGGAATTCCGTCACTGGTCAGTCAGAAGTATAACCGCTATGGGGACCGTCGATTAACAAATGCCGAAATGGATAAAAAGTTTAAAGCGTACAGTGATGAACAAAAGCAGTTATTCACAGCCATTGCGGAGCTGCATTGGTTGAATCGATACAAAAATGAGCTGGATTGGTCTTATATTTGTCAATACAATGTGCATTTGACGGAACAATTTTTAACAGCACATATCCATTATGTCGATTTCAATGCGCTTGGCCAAAATACGGATATTGCTGTCAATGCGGAATTTTTATCAACCTATTTACACCGGTTTAACCATCAAAAAGCGGTTCCGTTAATTATTTCCCATTTAACAGAGCAGTTTTATTTAACACATAAAGATGAAATTAAAGTCGACCTCGATTTGCTCTATAAATATATGGACAATATCGATGAGGAAGAGTTTTTACGAATTGAAAGTTATTTGCTTGATTAA
- a CDS encoding metalloregulator ArsR/SmtB family transcription factor: MQKANDVCEITCINEDNVVWIQKKLSMENPIEVAKIFKALSDDTRIKIAYALSQNELCVCDVANIVGATTATASHHLRLLKNLGIAKYRKEGKLVYYSLDDDHVKQLIEIAFAHQKAGVQVE; this comes from the coding sequence TTGCAGAAAGCAAATGATGTGTGTGAAATCACGTGTATAAATGAGGACAATGTCGTCTGGATTCAAAAGAAATTATCTATGGAAAACCCAATAGAAGTAGCCAAAATTTTCAAAGCCTTATCAGATGATACAAGAATTAAAATTGCTTATGCATTGTCACAAAATGAACTGTGTGTTTGTGACGTTGCCAATATTGTAGGAGCAACTACAGCTACAGCTTCACATCATTTAAGACTACTTAAAAATCTCGGAATAGCTAAATACCGTAAAGAAGGGAAATTAGTTTATTATTCATTGGATGACGATCATGTAAAACAACTCATTGAAATAGCATTTGCCCATCAAAAGGCAGGTGTTCAAGTTGAATAA
- a CDS encoding heavy metal translocating P-type ATPase, giving the protein MDKKVFRVEGFSCANCAGKFERNVKELTGVQEAKVNFGASKISVYGDATIEELEKAGAFENLKVIPDKPVREEGNYTNGNNRLTEVKVPFYKKHSTLMYAGLFIVFGYLSQFINGEDNLITSLLFITSIVIGGYSLFKVGFQNLRRLDFDMKTLMTVAVIGAAFIGEWAEASIVVILFAISEALERYSMDKARQSIRSLMDIAPKEALVRRNGQELMLHVEETTVGDIMIVKPGQKIAMDGVVVNGYSSVNQAAITGESVPVGKSVDDEVFAGTLNEEGLLEVKITKLVEDTTISKIIELVEEAQAERAPSQAFVDKFAKYYTPIIMLIAGLVAVVPPLFFDGSWEIWVYQGLSVLVVGCPCALVISTPISIVSAIGNAANKGVLIKGGVYLEEMGALKAIAFDKTGTLTKGIPVVTDYKMTENNINEEDLLAVIAALENRSQHPLASAIVKKAENDSISFTGVVVEDFTSITGKGVKGTIKGITYYIGSPQLFKEMDSINFSHNLEQDVTEFQNQGKTVMVIGTEKLILAIIAVADEVRESSKEVINKLHQLGVQKTIMLTGDNKGTARAIGDYVGVSEIQADLMPEDKLSFIKKLRAEYGNVAMVGDGVNDAPALAASTVGIAMGGAGTDTALETADVALMGDDLKKLPFTVKLSRKALNVIKVNIAFAVGIKFLALLLVIPGWLTLWIAILSDMGATLLVSLNSLRLIRVKE; this is encoded by the coding sequence ATGGATAAAAAGGTATTTAGAGTTGAGGGTTTTTCCTGTGCAAACTGTGCAGGGAAGTTTGAGCGCAATGTAAAAGAACTAACTGGGGTTCAGGAAGCAAAGGTGAATTTTGGCGCTTCGAAAATTAGCGTGTATGGGGATGCGACAATCGAGGAATTAGAAAAAGCAGGTGCTTTTGAGAATCTGAAAGTGATTCCTGATAAGCCTGTTCGCGAAGAAGGCAATTATACGAATGGAAATAATCGACTTACAGAGGTAAAAGTACCTTTTTATAAAAAGCACAGTACTTTAATGTATGCCGGGTTATTTATTGTCTTTGGCTATCTTTCACAGTTTATAAACGGGGAAGATAATCTCATCACTTCGTTATTGTTTATCACATCAATTGTTATTGGCGGATACTCTCTTTTTAAAGTCGGTTTCCAAAACTTGCGTCGTCTAGATTTTGATATGAAAACTTTAATGACAGTTGCTGTAATTGGTGCAGCGTTCATCGGTGAATGGGCAGAAGCATCGATTGTTGTGATTCTCTTTGCGATCAGCGAAGCACTTGAGCGCTATTCAATGGATAAAGCAAGACAATCAATTCGCTCATTAATGGATATCGCTCCAAAAGAGGCCCTCGTTAGAAGAAATGGTCAAGAATTAATGCTTCATGTAGAAGAAACCACAGTCGGGGACATCATGATTGTAAAACCTGGTCAAAAAATTGCGATGGATGGTGTTGTCGTAAACGGTTATTCTTCTGTAAACCAGGCCGCTATTACGGGTGAATCAGTTCCTGTCGGTAAATCAGTAGATGATGAAGTATTTGCAGGTACATTAAATGAAGAAGGTTTACTTGAAGTTAAAATAACAAAATTAGTCGAAGATACAACCATTTCAAAAATTATTGAATTAGTTGAGGAAGCACAAGCTGAACGAGCACCTTCACAGGCATTCGTAGATAAATTTGCAAAGTATTATACACCCATTATTATGCTGATCGCAGGTTTAGTTGCAGTAGTGCCACCTCTTTTCTTTGATGGTAGTTGGGAAATTTGGGTTTATCAAGGATTATCCGTTTTAGTAGTTGGTTGTCCATGTGCACTCGTCATTTCTACACCTATTTCTATTGTTTCGGCAATCGGAAATGCAGCTAATAAGGGGGTCCTTATTAAAGGTGGCGTTTATTTAGAAGAAATGGGCGCTTTAAAAGCAATCGCATTTGATAAGACAGGGACTTTAACAAAAGGTATTCCCGTTGTTACAGATTATAAAATGACTGAAAATAATATAAATGAAGAAGATTTACTTGCAGTGATTGCGGCGCTTGAAAATCGTTCCCAACACCCCCTTGCATCGGCAATTGTTAAAAAAGCAGAAAATGATTCAATTTCTTTTACGGGTGTTGTAGTAGAAGACTTTACTTCAATTACAGGGAAAGGCGTTAAGGGTACAATTAAGGGAATAACTTATTATATTGGTAGTCCCCAACTATTTAAGGAGATGGACTCGATAAATTTCAGTCACAATCTAGAACAGGATGTAACCGAATTTCAAAATCAAGGTAAAACTGTGATGGTAATTGGAACTGAAAAATTAATACTTGCAATTATTGCTGTTGCTGATGAAGTCCGTGAATCAAGCAAAGAGGTAATTAATAAATTGCATCAACTTGGCGTTCAAAAAACAATCATGCTTACGGGTGATAATAAAGGAACTGCTAGGGCAATAGGTGACTATGTTGGGGTATCAGAAATACAAGCCGACTTAATGCCTGAAGATAAATTGAGTTTTATAAAAAAATTAAGAGCTGAGTATGGCAATGTAGCGATGGTAGGCGACGGTGTAAACGATGCACCTGCGTTAGCAGCTTCTACAGTAGGTATTGCGATGGGTGGTGCTGGTACCGATACAGCATTAGAAACTGCTGATGTTGCCTTAATGGGCGATGATTTAAAAAAACTCCCATTCACTGTAAAGTTAAGCCGAAAAGCATTAAATGTTATTAAGGTTAACATTGCTTTTGCGGTAGGTATTAAATTCCTTGCACTACTTTTAGTAATACCCGGCTGGTTAACATTGTGGATTGCCATACTTTCAGATATGGGAGCCACACTTTTGGTATCGCTAAATAGTTTACGGCTTATAAGAGTAAAAGAATAA
- a CDS encoding zinc-dependent alcohol dehydrogenase: MKAVTFQGIKNVEVKEVKDPKIKKADDLIIRLTTTAICGSDLHLMHGMIPNIGQDYVVGHEPMGIVEEVGKDVTKVKKGDRVVIQFNIACGQCWYCNHELESQCDNANDNGEMGAYFGYSDTTGGFPGGQAEYMRVPYGNFLPFKIPEKSEVPDESLVLLADAATTAFWSVENAGVKKGDTVVILGCGPVGLLAQKFTWLKGAERVIAVDYIGYRLKHAKKTNKVEIVNFEDHENCGEYLKEITKGGADVVIDCVGMSGKMTPLEFLASGIKLQSGAMGAIVTASQAVRKGGTIQITGVYGGRYNAFPLGDIFQRNVAIRTGQAPVVHLMPHVYNLIADGKVNAGDIITHVLPLEKAKYGYEIFDAKQEGCIKVVLKP, translated from the coding sequence TTGAAAGCTGTTACTTTTCAAGGCATTAAAAATGTTGAGGTCAAGGAAGTAAAAGACCCAAAAATAAAAAAAGCCGATGATCTTATTATCCGTCTAACGACAACAGCTATTTGCGGATCTGATTTGCATTTGATGCATGGAATGATACCAAATATAGGACAAGATTATGTCGTTGGCCATGAACCGATGGGAATTGTTGAAGAAGTCGGCAAGGATGTGACGAAAGTCAAAAAGGGTGACCGGGTTGTCATTCAGTTTAATATTGCATGTGGTCAATGCTGGTACTGCAATCATGAGCTCGAAAGTCAATGCGATAATGCGAATGACAATGGTGAAATGGGTGCCTACTTCGGTTATTCAGACACAACAGGTGGTTTTCCTGGAGGCCAGGCAGAGTATATGCGTGTTCCCTATGGCAATTTCCTCCCTTTTAAAATTCCGGAAAAGTCTGAAGTTCCCGATGAAAGTCTCGTTCTCCTCGCCGATGCTGCAACGACTGCTTTTTGGAGTGTAGAGAACGCTGGTGTGAAAAAAGGTGATACGGTTGTCATCCTTGGCTGCGGACCTGTTGGGCTATTGGCGCAAAAATTTACATGGCTAAAAGGTGCGGAAAGAGTCATCGCTGTAGATTATATCGGTTATCGTCTCAAACACGCGAAAAAGACAAATAAAGTCGAAATTGTTAATTTTGAAGACCATGAAAATTGCGGTGAATATTTAAAAGAAATTACAAAAGGCGGCGCGGACGTTGTAATTGATTGTGTCGGGATGAGCGGAAAAATGACGCCTCTAGAATTTCTGGCAAGTGGTATAAAACTGCAGAGTGGTGCAATGGGAGCGATCGTCACAGCAAGCCAAGCAGTACGTAAAGGAGGAACTATCCAAATTACGGGTGTTTACGGTGGCCGGTACAACGCTTTCCCCCTTGGTGACATCTTCCAACGCAATGTAGCGATACGCACGGGACAAGCCCCTGTTGTGCACCTCATGCCGCATGTCTATAACTTAATTGCTGATGGCAAAGTGAATGCAGGTGATATTATTACCCATGTCCTCCCTCTTGAAAAAGCAAAGTATGGGTATGAAATATTCGATGCGAAACAAGAAGGTTGTATTAAAGTTGTTTTAAAACCTTAA
- a CDS encoding ATP-dependent exonuclease: MFKNYSPRLIFGVMAVTCIIISPLFAIFVPMTVPDLFLTDRSYFYIYSFRTNVKLIMAGFFILAVAFAVLCWKRQIATYALSLVLLIGGLVTLYGSTSTYTAINEQEVFKRQLIGSQKMQWDSIDRVALEYVPNALGNYKFIDKSGNELIVQEDKTMATSYIYLMTSKKKIKFDEYEKK, encoded by the coding sequence ATGTTTAAAAACTATTCACCGAGGCTGATTTTTGGTGTAATGGCGGTTACTTGTATTATTATTTCACCGTTGTTCGCCATATTTGTACCGATGACTGTTCCGGATTTATTTTTGACCGATCGCTCTTATTTTTATATTTATTCGTTTCGCACAAATGTAAAACTGATTATGGCGGGGTTTTTTATATTAGCTGTAGCCTTTGCAGTGCTTTGCTGGAAACGCCAAATCGCGACATATGCGCTTAGTTTAGTGCTCCTTATCGGAGGGTTGGTGACGCTATACGGTTCCACTAGTACCTACACAGCGATTAATGAACAGGAAGTGTTTAAACGACAGCTGATCGGCTCTCAGAAAATGCAATGGGATTCGATTGACCGGGTTGCATTAGAATATGTGCCGAATGCATTAGGGAATTATAAATTTATCGATAAATCGGGGAATGAGCTAATTGTTCAGGAGGATAAAACGATGGCAACGAGTTATATTTACCTCATGACGAGTAAGAAAAAGATTAAATTTGATGAGTATGAAAAGAAATAG